In Temnothorax longispinosus isolate EJ_2023e chromosome 2, Tlon_JGU_v1, whole genome shotgun sequence, one DNA window encodes the following:
- the Rab3-gef gene encoding MAP kinase-activating death domain protein isoform X3, which translates to MDIQKKFLCPRLVDYLAIVGARMPAASRQPVQVPELLRRYPVEDHKDFPLPLDMVYFCQPEGCSSVGPKRTALREATSFTFTLTDKDSGKTRYGICVNFYRPMEKAGVVAAGGISLKREKYNTTFRRESWRKSMERSTDSAFSRSSAVGPSDSEKDCSSSRRDSDTPQVPHAPRLEFIAPSGDSESGGSHSPSPRASRRRQRVRNHSLTSLCIISHHPFFTMFRECLFVLKKIIDACNESFSPQKVGASRQTNRDTVWSVLTGQALGDTPSIVLHDVREIETWILRLLSSPVPVPAKTRVEVEIISSSMQPPLCFALPDHTRFSLVDFPLHLPLELLGVDICLKVLTLILLENKIVLQSRDYNALSMSVMAFVTMIYPLEYMFPAIPLLPTCMSCAEQLLLAPTPFVIGIPASFLLYKKNFKMPDDIWLVDLDSNKITAPSSLCEEGLPPLPEPEGTILKNHLKQAMQLMDQVGSSAMASMTGPPLAPQDISLHLARLSFQVPSRRESTASHHSSLSVASTKHRPSIDQCAHAQHAPLNSPGMSSSSSPPRRPSMSPTISGPGPAGPYPPKVAGQGQGGPAPFNPFIYGNDVDSVDIATRVAMVRFFNSQNLLANFTEHTRTLRLYPRPVVAFQINSFLRSRPRKSSFLNRFARTQAVEFLAEWSLTPSNVAFLRVQTGVFDPAQIGDKPRWYATNLEPIYFPVWDSGSSLANALKAMREHETQPTDESGSDSEGAESTSSSYSSLSDFVSEMASSDLSPGYNCPQATQPQPMSLSVDPKNVYNPPSSLQYPGVEEGSPVRPESPPSTSSSHSDLSSPSFNRDSELELNPKIHEGSQSTNDKEEGGSFESDSASTITPRTILSAQSSVGQFTGISMGSLGTQSSLNDTERPTTPHRTSRISRYVTPVPPTGPGLQRQPSVGNVLARASSFSTVGGPLLPRQISAVTTADHHHHEVPTQLQRQSSAGPTIIPKQSNDSPMQRQNSGGSTTTTGNGVLRQGSQGSLFEQIASQAKDLMRETTRQSSQDGLLAHMDKLKHQAKEKITEAGEDSLFAPLEQLTQQTRKAMGEATKSVQEVSKTALEASKTAAGVSKNTLDDLTYVGKSTLGDLTKSAKEAAAKKGLLKSLGESQSPVHSPQSPNMTQQRKDSMSNQLVASDTRGGVGRDFFSNISSDLNGFAAQTSSMFSDLFGSKNNSNRGSSFFPQNQKSKEKTNPILGPFPKVAGKTGLVERSSLIKHSTHKVNQEDAQRMQNAERSSTNSDNQAFLNDVVTQVLAGEGVGWLKLNRLKKLMEDENYRDLVVTKLNKGLNRKISPNDHIDDVAISKPVYKGMLKCLQAVTHGLAHTYNNFGLGGMASVFQLMEIAHTHYWSKDLSEGSGFDSSLMSQASSPFGSRENLRSPQSPNQPDFMDVTQKSELPQVHLDVPQAPPAGDTGQSTTDMFLDMFTKKGKFLSKLTSFDSESGRGGGTGSSEALSTDGGSIITNPAFRQAHQASFRSTVSDSEVEQGNFPRQGKQRSGSVWSSKSSLSTGFRYHGGSLIPTTTLPSPEAARTYLFEGLLGKERSSLWDEMQFWEDAFLDAVSQERDMMGMDQGPGEMVERYKSLSDSERRRLEHEEDRLLCTLLHNLTAILVMLNVEKNELKRKVRRLLGKSHIGLIYSQELNLLLDQINNLHGNDIDLKPLTSRQMHRQSFTVHSGVDAEGDLRFLEVRHDGLVLRSVNGVIVERWWYERVVNMTYSPKNKVLCLWRRSGGDTELHKYYTKKCKDVYYCIKDAMEKAAARGRGGNMGYELGGEFPVQDMRTGEGGLLQVCMEGVGLLFANSKDFEFFVRLDHIRKCFTQKDGIFVLEEFNPKTRQVIQRKYKSQMASDICYAVLCVFSYVAAGTEQRKQGQQQPQPQSQSQPQQQQQQQLQHTLQPHQQRQHQQQQQQQQLQLQQQQQQQQQQQQQQQQTRHPYQQHKQEQSQPSNVTPQMHKNTQLDPYRQR; encoded by the exons ATGGATATACAGAAGAAATTCCTGTGCCCCCGACTGGTGGATTATCTCGCCATCGTGGGGGCCAGGATGCCCGCTGCCTCTCGTCAGCCCGTCCAG gTCCCGGAGTTGCTACGCAGATATCCGGTGGAGGATCACAAAGATTTTCCTCTGCCTCTGGATATGGTGTATTTCTGCCAACCGGAAGGTTGCAGTAGCGTGGGACCGAAGCGCACGGCCTTACGAGAGGCGACGTCCTTCACCTTCACCCTCACCGACAAGGATTCAG GAAAAACGCGTTATGGGATCTGCGTGAACTTTTACCGACCTATGGAGAAAGCGGGGGTCGTGGCTGCCGGTGGGATTTCGCTCAAGAGGGAAAAGTACAACACCACGTTTCGCAGGGAAAGCTGGAGGAAGAGCATGGAGAGAAGCACGGATTCCGCTTTTTCTAG GAGCAGTGCGGTGGGTCCTAGTGACTCTGAGAAAGATTGCTCGAGTAGCAGGAGGGACTCGGACACCCCGCAGGTACCCCACGCCCCGAGATTGGAATTCATCGCGCCGAGCGGAGACAGCGAGAGCGGCGGCAGTCATTCCCCTTCGCCACGAGCGTCTCGAAGACGTCAG AGGGTTCGCAATCACTCCTTGACCTCGCTATGCATCATTTCGCACCATCCGTTCTTCACGATGTTTCGGGAGTGTCTCTTCGTCCTGAAGAAGATCATCGACGCGTGCAACGAGAGCTTCTCGCCGCAGAAGGTGGGGGCTTCTCGGCAGACCAACAG AGATACGGTATGGAGCGTTCTGACGGGCCAGGCTCTGGGCGACACGCCGTCCATCGTGCTTCACGATGTTCGTGAGATCGAGACGTGGATACTGCGTTTGCTCAGTAGTCCCGTGCCCGTCCCGGCGAAGACGCGTGTCGAGGTTGAGATAATATCATCGAGCATGCAACCCCCACTGTGCTTTGCCCTGCCGGACCACACCAGGTTTTCCTTGGTTGATTTTCCTCTCCACCTGCCGTTGGAGCTCCTAGGCGTTGACATATGTCTGAAGGTCCTCACGCTGATCCTTTTGGAGAACAAG ATCGTACTTCAGTCCCGGGATTACAACGCTCTGTCCATGTCGGTCATGGCGTTCGTCACGATGATCTACCCGCTGGAGTACATGTTTCCCGCGATACCCTTGCTCCCTACGTGCATGAGCTGCGCGGAACAGCTGCTGCTCGCCCCGACGCCCTTCGTGATCGGAATACCCGCGTCGTTCCTACTGTACAAGAAGAACTTCAAGATGCCCGACGATATCTGGTTGGTGGACCTGGATAGCAATAAGATAACGGCGCCGAGCTCTTTGTGCGAGGAGGGTTTGCCGCCGTTGCCGGAACCGGAGGGTACCATCCTGAAGAATCATCTGAAGCAG GCAATGCAACTGATGGATCAAGTTGGCTCTAGT GCGATGGCCAGTATGACGGGTCCTCCATTAGCCCCGCAGGACATATCGCTGCATCTCGCTCGTCTGTCCTTTCAGGTGCCGAGTAGAAGAGAAAGCACGGCCTCCCATCATTCCAGTTTAAG TGTTGCTTCGACGAAGCACAGGCCGAGCATCGATCAGTGCGCGCACGCTCAGCACGCCCCATTGAATTCGCCTGGCATGAGCTCGTCGTCGAGTCCGCCTCGTCGGCCGTCGATGTCGCCGACGATCAGTGGACCCGGACCGGCTGGGCCATATCCGCCGAAGGTGGCCGGGCAGGGGCAGGGTGGCCCGGCGCCCTTCAATCCTTTCATCTATGGAAACGACGTGGATTCGGTGGACATCGCCACGCGAGTCGCCATGGTGCGGTTCTTCAACTCGCAGAACCTACTGGCCAACTTCACCGAGCACACGCGCACCCTACGGCTGTACCCTCGGCCGGTAGTGGCCTTCCAGATCAACTCGTTCCTCCGGTCCCGACCCAGGAAGAGCAGCTTCCTCAATAGATTCGCGCGCACGCAGGCGGTAGAGTTCCTGGCCGAGTGGTCCCTCACACCGAGCAACGTAGCCTTCCTCCGGGTGCAGACCGGAGTGTTCGACCCCGCGCAGATTGGCGACAAGCCGCGCTGGTACGCGACCAACCTCGAGCCGATCTACTTTCCCGTCTGGGACTCCGGTAGCTCGCTGGCGAACGCCCTGAAGGCGATGAGGGAGCACGAGACTCAGCCGACGGACGAGAGCGGTTCCGACTCCGAGGGCGCCGAGAGCACCAGCTCCTCCTACTCCTCCCTCAGCGATTTTGTCTCCGAGATGGCATCGTCCGATCTGTCGCCAG GTTACAATTGCCCGCAAGCGACCCAGCCTCAACCAATGTCGCTCTCGGTGGATCCGAAGAACGTCTACAATCCACCGAGTTCCCTGCAATATCCGGGAGTGGAGGAGGGCTCACCGGTACGACCCGAGAGCCCGCCGAGCACGTCTTCTAGTCACAGTGACCTCAGTAGCCCGAGCTTTAACAGGGACTCCGAGCTAGAGTTAAATCCGAAAATTCATGAGGGTTCGCAGTCAACTAAC GATAAAGAGGAGGGTGGTAGCTTTGAGTCAGACTCCGCGTCGACAATAACACCGCGCACTATCCTGAGCGCACAAAGTTCGGTAGGACAGTTCACAGGGATAAGCATGGGATCTTTAGGCACTCAATCTTCGCTCAACGACACTGAACGTCCTACCACACCTCACAGGACCTCGCGTATCAGTAGATATGTCACTCCT GTACCACCCACGGGGCCGGGTCTACAACGCCAGCCGAGCGTCGGCAATGTCCTGGCGAGGGCCTCCAGCTTCAGCACCGTCGGCGGGCCCCTCCTGCCGCGGCAAATAAGCGCGGTTACCACCGCCGATCATCATCATCACGAGGTGCCGACGCAGCTTCAACGTCAATCATCGGCGGGGCCGACGATCATTCCGAAACAGAGCAACGACAGCCCGATGCAACGGCAGAACAGCGGTGGCAGTACCACTACTACCGGAAATGGTGTTCTTCGGCAGGGCTCGCAGGGCTCTTTATTCGAGCAGATCGCCAGTCAGGCGAAGGACCTGATGCGCGAGACTACCAGACAGAGCAGCCAAGACGGGCTACTCGCACACATGGACAAG CTGAAGCATCAggcgaaagaaaaaattacagaagCAGGTGAAGACAGTCTATTTGCACCACTGGAGCAA TTGACGCAACAGACGAGGAAAGCGATGGGCGAGGCTACCAAGTCAGTGCAAGAGGTGTCGAAAACCGCGCTGGAGGCGAGTAAAACCGCGGCGGGTGTCAGCAAAAACACATTAGACGATCTGACGTACGTCGGCAAGAGCACGTTGGGAGACTTGACGAAAAGTGCCAAAGAAGCCGCCGCGAAGAAGGGATTGCTCAAG AGCCTCGGAGAGTCGCAGTCACCAGTACATAGTCCGCAATCTCCCAATATGACGCAACAGCGGAAGGATTCGATGAGCAATCAGCTGGTCGCGTCTGACACGCGGGGTGGCGTCGGACGGGACTTTTTCAGCAATATTAGCAGCGATCTGAACGGCTTCGCCGCGCAGACCAGCAGCATGTTTAGCGATTTATTCG gtagtaaaaataattccaatcGAGGCAGTAGCTTCTTCCCGCAGAATCAGAAATCGAAAGAGAAGACAAATCCGATTCTTGGACCATTTCCAAAAG TTGCAGGAAAAACCGGATTGGTGGAACGTTCctcattaataaaacattctaCACACAAAGTTAATCAAGAAGACGCGCAGAGGATGCAAAATGCGGAACGTTCCAGCACAAATAGCGACAATCAAGCCTTTTTAAATGAC GTGGTGACGCAAGTGTTGGCTGGCGAAGGCGTTGGTTGGCTCAAATTGAACAGACTGAAGAAGTTGATGGAAGACGAAAATTATCGGGATTTGGTCGTGACGAAGCTGAATAAGGGTCTTAATAGGAAGATTAGTCCAAACGATCACATTGACGATGtg GCCATATCAAAGCCCGTGTATAAGGGAATGTTAAAGTGCCTTCAAGCAGTAACGCACGGTCTCGCACatacgtataataattttggaCTAGGCGGGATGGCTTCTGTCTTCCAATTGATGGAAATCGCTCACACGCATTACTGGAGCAAGGATCTATCCGAAGGTAGCGGCTTCGACAGCTCCTTGATGTCACAG GCGTCTAGCCCATTCGGTAGCAGAGAAAACCTGAGATCTCCGCAATCCCCTAATCAGCCCGACTTTATGGATGTCACGCAAAAATCGG AATTGCCGCAAGTGCATTTGGATGTGCCGCAGGCACCGCCGGCAGGAGATACGGGCCAATCGACAACGGACATGTTTCTGGATATGTTTACGAAGAAAGGGAAATTTTTAAGCAAGCTCACCTCGTTCGATTCGGAG AGTGGGCGGGGTGGTGGAACGGGGAGCAGCGAAGCTTTGTCCACTGACGGAGGTAGCATTATCACTAATCCTGCTTTTCGGCAAGCGCACCAAGCTTCCTTCCGAAGCACCGTGTCTGATAGCGAGGTCGAGCAAGGCAAT TTTCCTCGGCAGGGCAAGCAGCGTTCCGGCAGCGTCTGGTCCAGCAAGTCGTCCCTGAGCACCGGATTCCGGTATCACGGCGGAAGTTTAATACCTACCACGACGTTACCGAGCCCGGAAGCTGCGAGAACATATCTCTTCGAGG GTTTACTGGGGAAGGAGAGATCGTCCTTGTGGGACGAAATGCAGTTCTGGGAGGACGCTTTCTTGGACGCCGTCTCGCAGGAACGCGACATGATGGGTATGGATCAAGGGCCCGGAGAGATGGTGGAGAG ATACAAGAGCTTAAGCGACAGCGAGAGACGACGGTTGGAGCACGAGGAGGACAGATTGTTGTGCACTTTGCTGCACAATCTCACCGCTATCCTAGTGATGCTGAACGTCGAGAAGAACGAACTGAAGCGGAAGGTACGCAGACTCCTGGGCAAGAGTCACATCGGCCTCATCTACAGCCAGGAACTGAATCTACTCCTCGACCAAATAAACAATCTC CACGGAAACGACATCGACCTGAAGCCCCTGACGTCCCGACAAATGCACCGGCAGTCGTTCACCGTGCACTCGGGGGTCGACGCCGAGGGTGACCTGCGGTTTCTCGAAGTCCGGCATGACGGCCTCGTGCTGAGATCAGTGAACGGCGTGATAGTCGAGCGCTGGTGGTACGAGCGCGTGGTCAACATGACCTACAGTCCGAAGAACAAGGTTCTGTGCTTGTGGAGGAGGAGCGGCGGCGATACCGAGTTACACAAGTATTACACTAAGAAG TGTAAGGACGTGTACTACTGCATTAAGGACGCGATGGAGAAGGCGGCAGCTCGCGGGCGAGGCGGGAACATGGGCTACGAGCTCGGTGGCGAGTTCCCGGTGCAGGATATGCGAACGGGCGAGGGCGGGCTTCTGCAGGTCTGCATGGAGGGCGTCGGTCTCCTCTTCGCGAACAGCAAG GATTTCGAG TTTTTTGTAAGACTCGATCATATCCGCAAGTGCTTTACTCAAAAGGATGGAATCTTTGTTTTGGAAGAATTCA ATCCTAAAACTAGACAAGTAATTCAACGTAAATATAAGTCGCAAATG GCATCTGATATCTGTTACGCTGTCCTCTGCGTATTTTCTTACGTGGCGGCTGGCACCGAGCAACGAAAACAGGGCCAGCAGCAGCCGCAGCCGCAATCGCAATCGCAAccgcaacagcaacagcaacagcaattGCAACATACCCTGCAACCGCATCAACAACGCCAGCaccaacagcagcagcagcagcaacagctgCAATtgcaacaacaacagcagcaacagcaacagcaacagcaacagcagcagcaaacCCGACATCCCTATCAACAACACAAACAAGAGCAATCACAACCGAGTAATGTAACACCGCAGATGCACAAAAACACGCAATTGGACCCCTATCGTCAACGCTGA